Sequence from the Alkalibaculum bacchi genome:
CAGCTTTTCTTTCATGATCACCTAAGCCGTTTACTGGATTTTCAGAGATATCATATAGCCAACAATTCCAATTCTTGAACCTATTAACAGTAAATATATCTTCTTTAAAAAACTCATCAAATGCTTTTTTTGTTTCTCTATAAAGTGCGGAATCACCTTGATAAAAAAATGTTCCACCTTGAGGTCTTGATTCACCAACAAACAGAACTTCAACGTTATCTGGTTTATGGTGGTTTCTTAAATTTTCATATGCATTGTTTGGCATCATTATCCCCACCCTTTATTGATTTTCAATGGTTGATTTTTCATATCTCTGCTAGTTGGATGATGTCTCTTCAATTGCTTTGAGATTACCATCTGTCTTATTCACCCAATTATGAAACAGCGTCCCCCAACAGAAGCCTGCCTTTTCTCGGTATCCTATTCCACACATAGCCCTTAAACAAGTCCTTAACAAGAAATACTTCACCGTCATTAAGCTTATCTATTTCATTAATTGCCTCTTCTAATAGTTCATTAACATCACTCATATTGTCCACTCCTTATAAATAACAATACCTCCTGTAATTACAGATTCAAGGAAAATCAGAATTTGTTATTCAAACGAAGTCAGTTTGCGACCAATCTCGTATGCAGCTTCCATATCCTTTGGGAACTGTTCTTCTCTTACTTTTCTTTTATGGACCTCATCAAGCATACCAGAATGATATTTTGAATAATCGCTAAACTGGTATGTATCACAAGCAGCATATACTTCGACAGTTACGCCAAGCCGTTGAAGAATTTCAGCTCTGTTTTTAAGTGATTGTTCCATATTGCTTTTATAGAATGCTTCTGGAGCATTCATAGTAAGGAATAATGCAGCATTGATTTTTCCATCAAATAGCCGTTTTGTGTAGTCATCATAGGAAAGAAGCGGAAAGCCAAGTCTCTCAATAAAGCTAACCATCTGACCTGTTATATCACCAAAATAAATTGGTGAACCTAAAAACAACACATCTGCATTGAAGATTTCCTCTAATACAGGGGTCAAACCATCCTTAAACGCACAATGATACGATTCTGCTCCCTGCCTTTTGCAAGCAAAGCAGCTTCTGCAACCTGTA
This genomic interval carries:
- a CDS encoding flavodoxin family protein, whose product is MKAIAINGSPRRGWNTEKLLKEALRGAESVGAETKLVQLYDLNYTGCRSCFACKRQGAESYHCAFKDGLTPVLEEIFNADVLFLGSPIYFGDITGQMVSFIERLGFPLLSYDDYTKRLFDGKINAALFLTMNAPEAFYKSNMEQSLKNRAEILQRLGVTVEVYAACDTYQFSDYSKYHSGMLDEVHKRKVREEQFPKDMEAAYEIGRKLTSFE